The following coding sequences lie in one Kribbella sp. NBC_00709 genomic window:
- a CDS encoding 4'-phosphopantetheinyl transferase family protein — MGSSVHVWVAPAGAEPRGAAHELLLDLAATLAPAPRLSHDAGGRPEVPGLAVSISHTHHLVVVAAATDGPIGVDLEEVYPRDVRPLAVRWFSAEELTWTNQQPDELVAFLQLWTAKEAVGKALGRGLRGSGLRRVMPLGGGVVESEPQLLVTYVPWEGAVLAVAAPVGLTEIVVHHDTALRSVDRSRTSLPVVVRGN, encoded by the coding sequence GTGGGCAGTTCTGTACATGTCTGGGTGGCGCCGGCCGGCGCCGAGCCGCGCGGCGCGGCCCACGAGCTGCTGCTCGACCTGGCTGCCACGCTGGCCCCGGCCCCGAGGCTCAGCCACGATGCGGGCGGTCGTCCGGAAGTCCCGGGGTTGGCGGTGAGCATCAGCCACACGCACCACCTCGTGGTGGTCGCGGCCGCGACGGACGGTCCCATCGGTGTGGACCTCGAGGAGGTCTACCCGCGGGACGTGCGGCCGTTGGCCGTGCGCTGGTTCAGTGCGGAGGAGCTGACGTGGACGAATCAGCAACCCGATGAACTGGTCGCCTTCCTCCAACTGTGGACGGCGAAAGAAGCTGTCGGGAAGGCGCTCGGGCGTGGGTTGCGGGGGTCGGGTCTGCGGCGCGTGATGCCGCTCGGGGGTGGTGTGGTGGAGTCCGAGCCGCAGCTGCTGGTGACGTACGTGCCGTGGGAGGGCGCTGTACTTGCAGTCGCGGCGCCTGTCGGCTTGACCGAGATCGTCGTCCATCACGACACCGCTTTGCGCAGTGTGGACAGGTCGCGGACGAGCTTGCCTGTAGTTGTCCGAGGCAACTGA